In Neovison vison isolate M4711 chromosome 14, ASM_NN_V1, whole genome shotgun sequence, the following proteins share a genomic window:
- the ZNF789 gene encoding zinc finger protein 789: protein MAKRPAKKLHECSELGDLYRRAFPTLGDECHKDFFQNLHLSRDQNAQTWKKQGKCEDYGKPFHQRSLLLRHKQILTNVKSYECSECGRVFRRQANFVRHQRMHTSEDPFDCDICGQAFKQKSTLAVHKQCHPQKKPYKCHDCGKCFRQMAYLIEHRRIHTKEKPYKCSECERTFSQNSTLIRHQLTHSGEKPHRCLQCGKAFGRHSTLLSHQQIHTKQNTHKCGECGESFSRSVDLIQHQRTHTKEEFFECRECGKTFSFKANLHRHEVIHTGERPYRCDKCGKSFIWRTSFIKHQGTHREHLSM from the coding sequence ATGGCCAAGAGACCTGCAAAAAAGTTACATGAATGTAGTGAATTGGGGGACCTTTACAGACGTGCATTCCCTACTCTTGGTGATGAATGCCACAAGGACTTCTTTCAAAACCTTCACCTTAGTCGAGATCAGAATGCTCAAACATGGAAGAAGCAGGGAAAATGCGAGGACTATGGAAAACCTTTCCATCAGAGATCATTGCTTTTGCGGCACAAGCAAATTCTTACAAACGTAAAATCTTATGAATGCAGTGAATGTGGAAGAGTCTTCAGGCGTCAGGCAAATTTTGTTCGACATCAAAGAATGCACACGTCAGAGGATCCCTTTGATTGCGACATATGTGGGCAAGCCTTCAAACAGAAGTCCACTCTTGCTGTCCATAAACAGTGTCACCCTCAGAAAAAGCCATATAAGTGTCATGACTGTGGAAAATGTTTCCGTCAGATGGCATATCTTATTGAACATAGGAGGATTCATACCAAAGAAAAACCCTATAAATGTAGTGAGTGCGAAAGAACATTTAGTCAGAATTCAACCCTTATTCGACATCAGTTAACCCACAGCGGAGAAAAACCCCATAGATGTCTccaatgtgggaaggcctttggTCGGCATTCGACCCTTCTGAGCCATCAACAGATTCATACCAAACAGAACACTCACAAATGCGGTGAATGTGGAGAGTCCTTTAGCCGGAGTGTAGATCTCATTCAGCATCAAAGAACCCATACCAAGGAAGAATTCTTTGAATGTAGAGAATGTGGCAAGACTTTTAGTTTTAAGGCAAATCTTCATCGCCATGAGGTCATTCATACTGGAGAGAGGCCCTACAGATGTGACAAATGCGGAAAATCTTTCATCTGGCGCACAAGCTTTATTAAGCATCAGGGTACTCACAGAGAACATTTATCAATGTGA
- the ZNF394 gene encoding zinc finger protein 394 isoform X1 codes for MSSSLTASQVTDAEAGAWMAAARSRVGAPSLRDGLLIVKVEEDSPEGQEPDPSGDCQDPEKSRQRFRRFRYQEVAGPEEALNRLRELCRRWLRPEMHSKEQILELLVLEQFLSILPQELQVWVRRYCPQSGEQAAAAVRAFQKALDGASPQELVMVDNVAVSLTWEEWDHLDPAQRNFCWENALKDCRNTVSSVSPSLETRTENKEFIPKQEVLEEVEPQGQLQEGFHRKGPPFSRCGDTHENRVENLKLENSPEEEGLTGTIDLKNGSTEEGDSKNNEFGNSALTANFVPCPDIQTAERPVNGHEQGDSWKECRDLVKRQRAKPQGSVASEGHSRRARLSETQRQFREEKPYRCDHCEKGFKQRSDLFKHQRIHTGEKPYECQECGKSFSQSAALIKHQRTHTGAKPYTCPKCGDRFRQSSHLNRHQRIHVGEKHFKCNECGETCRTSNRFRHQRIHKGERPYSCEECEKSFKRCSDLSKHQRVHTGEKPYGCSVCGKRFSQSATLITHQRTHTGEKPYKCLECGESFRQSPHLIRHQRIHRNKVPLF; via the exons ATGAGCTCGAGCTTGACCGCGAGTCAAGTCACTGACGCCGAGGCAGGAGCCTGGATGGCAGCTGCGAGGTCGAGAGTGGGCGCGCCGTCTCTGCGTGATGGACTTTTGATAGTGAAAGTGGAGGAAGACTCTCCCGAAGGTCAGGAGCCCGACCCGTCCGGGGACTGTCAGGATCCGGAAAAGTCGCGACAGCGTTTTCGGCGGTTCCGTTACCAGGAGGTGGCTGGACCCGAAGAGGCGCTGAACCGGCTTCGGGAACTTTGTCGCCGGTGGCTGAGACCCGAGATGCACTCAAAGGAGCAGATCCTGGAGCTGCTGGTGCTGGAGCAGTTCCTGAGCATCCTGCCCCAGGAGCTCCAGGTCTGGGTGCGGAGGTACTGCCCGCAGAGCGGGGAGCAGGCTGCGGCTGCAGTGCGCGCTTTTCAGAAAGCGCTGGATGGGGCTTCACCCCAG GAGTTGGTGATGGTTGACAATGTGGCTGTGTCTCTAACTTGGGAGGAGTGGGACCACCTGGACCCAGCTCAGAGGAACTTCTGCTGGGAGAACGCCCTGAAGGACTGCAGAAACACAGTCTCTTCGGTCTCTCCGA GTTTGGAAACCAGAACTGAGAACAAAGAATTTATTCCAAAGCAAGAAGTTTTAGAAGAAGTAGAGCCACAGGGGCAGCTACAAGAAGGGTTCCACAGGAAGGGTCCCCCGTTTTCTAGGTGTGGTGATACCCACGAGAACAGGGTAGAAAATCTGAAACTTGAAAATTCTCCTGAAGAGGAAGGACTCACCGGCACCATAGATCTCAAGAATGGTTCCACAGAAGAGGGAGActccaaaaataatgaatttggcAACAGTGCCCTGACTGCAAACTTTGTTCCTTGTCCAGACATCCAGACAGCGGAGAGGCCCGTTAATGGGCACGAACAGGGGGACAGTTGGAAAGAATGTCGAGACCTGGTAAAACGTCAGAGGGCGAAACCTCAGGGCTCTGTCGCCAGTGAGGGACATTCCCGCAGGGCACGTCTTTCCGAGACCCAGCGGCAGTTCCGGGAAGAAAAGCCTTACCGATGTGACCACTGTGAGAAGGGTTTCAAACAGCGTTCTGACCTTTTTAAACACCAGCGAATCCACACGGGGGAGAAACCCTACGAGTGCCAAGAATGCGGGAAGAGCTTCAGCCAGAGTGCCGCCCTGATTAAACACCAGAGGACACACACGGGCGCGAAGCCCTACACCTGCCCCAAATGCGGGGATCGCTTCAGACAGAGCTCCCACCTCAACCGGCACCAGAGAATCCACGTGGGAGAGAAACACTTCAAGTGTAACGAATGTGGGGAAACCTGCCGCACCTCCAACCGTTTCAGACACCAGAGGATACATAAAGGGGAGAGACCCTATTCGTGCGAAGAGTGTGAGAAGAGCTTCAAACGGTGCTCAGACCTCTCTAAACATCAGAGAGTCCACACTGGCGAGAAGCCGTACGGGTGTTCGGTGTGTGGGAAACGCTTCAGTCAGAGCGCAACCCTCATTACACACCAGAGGACCCACACTGGAGAAAAGCCTTATAAATGTCTTGAATGTGGGGAAAGCTTTAGACAGAGTCCACACCTGATCCGACACCAAAGGATCCACAGAAATAAAGTCCCACTGTTCTGA
- the ZNF394 gene encoding zinc finger protein 394 isoform X2 — MSSSLTASQVTDAEAGAWMAAARSRVGAPSLRDGLLIVKVEEDSPEGQEPDPSGDCQDPEKSRQRFRRFRYQEVAGPEEALNRLRELCRRWLRPEMHSKEQILELLVLEQFLSILPQELQVWVRRYCPQSGEQAAAAVRAFQKALDGASPQVWKPELRTKNLFQSKKF; from the exons ATGAGCTCGAGCTTGACCGCGAGTCAAGTCACTGACGCCGAGGCAGGAGCCTGGATGGCAGCTGCGAGGTCGAGAGTGGGCGCGCCGTCTCTGCGTGATGGACTTTTGATAGTGAAAGTGGAGGAAGACTCTCCCGAAGGTCAGGAGCCCGACCCGTCCGGGGACTGTCAGGATCCGGAAAAGTCGCGACAGCGTTTTCGGCGGTTCCGTTACCAGGAGGTGGCTGGACCCGAAGAGGCGCTGAACCGGCTTCGGGAACTTTGTCGCCGGTGGCTGAGACCCGAGATGCACTCAAAGGAGCAGATCCTGGAGCTGCTGGTGCTGGAGCAGTTCCTGAGCATCCTGCCCCAGGAGCTCCAGGTCTGGGTGCGGAGGTACTGCCCGCAGAGCGGGGAGCAGGCTGCGGCTGCAGTGCGCGCTTTTCAGAAAGCGCTGGATGGGGCTTCACCCCAG GTTTGGAAACCAGAACTGAGAACAAAGAATTTATTCCAAAGCAAGAAGTTTTAG